A stretch of the Haloplanus aerogenes genome encodes the following:
- a CDS encoding TIGR00266 family protein has product MDHDITHRPSYAQLTLSLDAGESVRAEAGAMVSYTGDVDVETQAEGGLLKSLSRSVFGGESFFMNTFTANGASQLELAPALSGDVQHHQLTDETLFVQSTSFVASDPTIDVDTKFGGGKTFFGGEGLFLLKLSGTGPTFISSYGAIDEHRVEPGETRIVDTGHIVAFEETLDFEVKRVGGLKSTLFSGEGLVCEFSGEGTVWTQTRSPDAFLAWLIPKLPTQNSSN; this is encoded by the coding sequence ATGGACCACGACATCACCCACCGCCCGTCCTACGCCCAGCTCACCCTCTCGCTCGACGCCGGCGAATCGGTCCGCGCCGAAGCCGGCGCGATGGTGAGTTACACCGGCGACGTCGACGTCGAGACGCAGGCCGAAGGGGGCCTGTTGAAGTCGCTCTCGCGGTCGGTGTTCGGCGGCGAATCCTTCTTCATGAACACGTTCACCGCGAACGGCGCGAGCCAGCTCGAACTGGCTCCGGCGCTGTCCGGCGACGTGCAACACCACCAGCTAACCGACGAGACGCTGTTCGTCCAGTCCACGTCCTTCGTCGCCTCGGACCCGACCATCGACGTGGACACGAAGTTCGGTGGGGGCAAGACGTTCTTCGGCGGCGAGGGGCTGTTCCTGCTGAAACTCTCCGGGACGGGACCGACCTTCATCTCCAGTTACGGCGCCATCGACGAACACCGCGTCGAACCCGGCGAGACGCGTATCGTCGACACCGGCCACATCGTCGCGTTCGAGGAGACGCTCGACTTCGAAGTCAAACGCGTCGGTGGCCTCAAATCGACGCTGTTCAGCGGCGAAGGCCTCGTCTGCGAGTTCAGCGGGGAGGGGACCGTCTGGACCCAGACGCGGAGCCCCGACGCCTTCCTCGCGTGGCTCATCCCGAAACTCCCGACGCAGAACAGTTCGAACTGA
- a CDS encoding metallophosphoesterase family protein, with translation MRLGVISDIHANRVALEAVLDDMPDVDQLVCAGDVVGYNPWPADCVAAVRERSIPTVMGNHDRATASDTPFRFNAMATAGVEYARDELDDDALSWLADLPPERTVADGRVKIVHGHPDDPDRYTYPEEFSPRMLRGEDLLITGHTHVQGHRVFDEGVVMNPGSVGQPRDDDPRAGYAVVELDEGAGGDTVTVEERRVEYDVDAVIEAVEEAGLPTRIGTRLLDGR, from the coding sequence ATGCGCCTCGGCGTCATCTCCGACATCCACGCCAACCGAGTCGCCCTCGAAGCCGTCCTCGACGACATGCCCGACGTGGACCAGTTGGTCTGTGCGGGCGACGTGGTCGGGTACAACCCGTGGCCGGCCGACTGCGTCGCGGCGGTGCGGGAGCGATCCATCCCGACGGTGATGGGCAACCACGACCGGGCCACCGCCAGCGACACGCCCTTCCGGTTCAACGCGATGGCGACGGCGGGCGTCGAGTACGCGAGAGACGAGCTGGACGACGACGCGCTGTCGTGGCTGGCCGACCTCCCACCGGAGCGCACTGTGGCGGACGGCCGCGTCAAGATCGTCCACGGCCACCCCGACGACCCGGACCGCTACACCTACCCCGAGGAGTTCTCGCCGCGAATGTTGCGCGGCGAAGACCTGTTGATCACGGGCCACACCCACGTGCAGGGCCACCGTGTCTTCGACGAGGGGGTGGTGATGAATCCGGGGAGCGTCGGCCAACCGCGGGACGACGACCCGCGGGCGGGCTACGCAGTGGTCGAGTTGGACGAGGGGGCGGGCGGGGACACGGTGACGGTCGAGGAGCGCCGGGTCGAGTACGACGTGGACGCGGTCATCGAAGCGGTGGAGGAGGCGGGGCTGCCGACTCGGATCGGGACGCGACTGCTGGACGGGCGCTGA
- a CDS encoding thiamine pyrophosphate-binding protein → MSHRSATTQYADDVSTATPRTGGEAVAAALERAGVEHLFGVQGGAIMPVYDALYDSTMGHVTMAHERSAAHAAHAYGVVSGTPGVCLATSGPGATNLVTGLADAAANDAPLLALTGQAPSHLIGRDAFQEAPTVDVTGPVTKANYLVTDVDVVGDTVAEAFALARAGRPGPTLVDLPKDVTLATTDRSPTAPSPSVDSEAPERVDPESVSAAAEALAGADRPVVLSGRGVIAGDASAELRAFVTAHGIPVATTVPGLGSFPEDHPLSLSVAGTHGTACANRALANCDAVLAVGADFDGSTGGVETVAPDAESVHLDATGMPRADHPLVGDVGTALEQLFDAMPRSPDAAAWRGRTDAWRRESAPDDAPADGPLTPRAVVERLDELTPDDTLVTTGGGRHQWWAMRYWTFRRPRTWLSTHLGTMGYGLPAAIGACVATGGDRPVVCIEGADSFLTTQQELAVAVREALDLTVVVLHDATPGSARTAPHRAGDPQFDVLADVFGARGFRLNDPDGVERTLEAALAVDGPSVVDVHLDPEVVPAGDDL, encoded by the coding sequence ATGTCACACCGATCGGCAACGACGCAGTACGCGGACGACGTATCGACAGCGACCCCCAGAACCGGCGGCGAGGCGGTCGCCGCGGCACTCGAACGGGCGGGCGTCGAACACCTGTTCGGCGTCCAGGGCGGGGCGATCATGCCCGTCTACGACGCCCTCTACGACTCGACGATGGGCCACGTCACCATGGCTCACGAGCGGAGCGCGGCCCACGCGGCCCACGCCTACGGCGTCGTCTCCGGCACACCCGGCGTCTGTCTGGCGACCTCCGGGCCCGGGGCGACGAACTTAGTCACGGGACTGGCCGACGCCGCGGCGAACGACGCGCCCCTCCTCGCTCTGACCGGTCAGGCGCCGTCCCACCTCATCGGACGGGACGCGTTCCAGGAGGCCCCCACGGTCGACGTGACCGGACCGGTTACCAAGGCGAACTACCTGGTGACCGACGTCGACGTGGTCGGTGACACCGTCGCCGAGGCGTTCGCGCTCGCTCGTGCAGGGCGGCCCGGCCCGACGCTGGTCGACCTCCCCAAGGACGTCACGCTGGCGACGACCGACCGGTCGCCGACCGCTCCGTCCCCGTCGGTAGACTCCGAGGCCCCCGAGCGCGTCGATCCGGAATCGGTGTCGGCGGCCGCCGAGGCCCTCGCGGGCGCCGACCGTCCGGTCGTCCTCTCGGGCCGTGGCGTGATCGCGGGCGACGCCAGCGCCGAACTCCGTGCGTTCGTGACCGCCCACGGCATCCCGGTGGCCACGACCGTACCTGGACTGGGATCGTTCCCGGAGGACCACCCGCTCTCGCTCTCGGTCGCGGGGACACACGGCACCGCGTGCGCGAACCGGGCGCTAGCTAACTGCGACGCGGTGCTCGCGGTCGGAGCGGACTTCGACGGCAGCACCGGCGGCGTCGAGACGGTCGCTCCCGACGCCGAGAGCGTCCACCTCGACGCCACCGGGATGCCCCGAGCGGACCATCCGCTGGTCGGTGACGTTGGAACGGCCCTCGAGCAACTGTTCGACGCGATGCCTCGATCCCCGGACGCGGCGGCGTGGCGGGGTCGGACCGACGCGTGGCGGCGCGAGTCCGCCCCCGATGACGCGCCCGCGGATGGGCCGCTGACGCCGCGGGCGGTCGTCGAACGACTCGACGAACTGACGCCCGACGACACGCTCGTCACCACCGGCGGCGGCCGACACCAGTGGTGGGCGATGCGATACTGGACGTTCCGACGGCCGCGGACGTGGCTCTCCACGCACTTGGGGACGATGGGCTACGGCCTGCCCGCGGCCATCGGCGCCTGCGTGGCCACTGGCGGGGACCGGCCAGTCGTCTGTATCGAGGGGGCCGACTCGTTCCTGACGACGCAGCAGGAACTGGCGGTCGCCGTCCGCGAGGCCCTCGATCTGACGGTGGTCGTCTTGCACGACGCCACTCCCGGATCGGCCCGGACGGCACCGCATCGCGCCGGAGACCCACAGTTCGACGTGCTCGCCGACGTGTTCGGTGCCCGGGGGTTCCGCCTCAACGACCCCGACGGGGTCGAGCGGACGCTCGAAGCGGCGCTGGCCGTCGACGGACCATCGGTGGTCGACGTTCACCTCGACCCCGAGGTAGTGCCCGCCGGTGACGACCTGTGA
- a CDS encoding FlaD/FlaE family flagellar protein — MIDPADYDPRELRSLADVDDPEIGVSLPRVEGSEYRPAAPDEPSHEQCEMLVAIGGVDPEALGERPYLPTFPDVPEGRRIGRDWIVYLVRTAGEGATRDAIARYRALGWLGEDAAATLDARVDDAVAVLEPGDDDLDRADHLLSFAHVVRLLGIATR, encoded by the coding sequence GTGATCGACCCGGCCGACTACGATCCGCGGGAACTTCGGTCGCTCGCCGACGTGGACGACCCGGAAATCGGCGTCAGCCTCCCGCGCGTCGAGGGGTCGGAGTACCGACCCGCGGCACCGGACGAACCCTCCCACGAGCAGTGCGAGATGCTGGTCGCTATCGGCGGCGTCGACCCCGAGGCGCTCGGCGAGCGGCCGTATCTCCCCACGTTTCCGGATGTACCGGAGGGGCGACGGATCGGCCGCGACTGGATCGTCTATCTCGTGCGGACGGCGGGCGAGGGGGCGACCCGCGACGCTATCGCCCGCTACCGCGCGCTCGGGTGGCTTGGCGAGGACGCCGCGGCGACGCTCGACGCCCGGGTCGACGACGCGGTGGCAGTGCTGGAGCCGGGCGACGACGACCTCGACCGCGCGGACCACCTGCTGAGTTTCGCGCACGTCGTCCGGTTGCTCGGTATCGCGACGCGGTAG
- a CDS encoding antitoxin VapB family protein: MGSKTIRLDEDVYERLRENKRDDETFSEAVERLMGGRSLAELGDVLDDGSRVERMETAIAEADEADVHEVDEVLDQFE; this comes from the coding sequence ATGGGGAGCAAGACGATCCGTCTGGACGAGGACGTCTACGAGCGCCTCCGGGAGAACAAGCGGGACGACGAGACGTTTTCGGAGGCAGTCGAGCGACTGATGGGCGGCCGCTCGCTCGCGGAACTGGGCGACGTGCTCGACGACGGGAGTCGAGTCGAGCGGATGGAAACGGCGATAGCGGAAGCCGACGAGGCCGACGTCCACGAGGTCGACGAAGTGCTCGATCAGTTCGAATGA
- a CDS encoding IMP cyclohydrolase: MYVGRFIVVGPGIGAYRVSSRSFPNRQIVEREGTLTVTPTPDAPETDNPYIAYNCVRESEGRAVLGNGSHVDPVTEKLDMGYPARDALATALLSLDYEKDDYDTPRIAGVVEAETATVGIVRRDALLVEEVDEPTLVATYEEDRPRAFDFDATDATGAAREAYDLDFEHAVCAAGMAVDGDGVTTGIVNGE; the protein is encoded by the coding sequence ATGTACGTTGGCCGCTTCATCGTCGTCGGCCCGGGTATCGGCGCCTACCGCGTCTCCTCCCGGTCGTTCCCGAACCGACAGATCGTCGAGCGCGAGGGTACCCTGACCGTCACCCCGACGCCGGACGCACCGGAGACGGACAACCCCTACATCGCCTACAACTGCGTGCGGGAGAGTGAGGGGCGGGCGGTGCTTGGCAACGGTTCGCACGTCGACCCCGTGACCGAAAAGCTGGACATGGGCTACCCCGCCCGCGACGCGCTGGCGACGGCGCTCCTGTCGCTGGATTACGAGAAAGACGACTACGACACGCCGCGGATCGCAGGTGTCGTCGAGGCCGAGACGGCGACGGTCGGCATCGTCCGCCGTGACGCCCTGCTGGTCGAGGAAGTCGACGAACCGACGCTGGTCGCCACCTACGAGGAGGACCGCCCGCGCGCGTTCGACTTCGACGCGACGGACGCGACGGGAGCGGCCCGGGAGGCGTACGATCTGGACTTCGAACACGCGGTCTGTGCGGCCGGGATGGCCGTTGACGGCGACGGCGTGACGACCGGCATCGTCAACGGGGAGTGA
- a CDS encoding PIN domain-containing protein yields MIADTDFLIDLMKRDTGARQKLRELEAEGIPVKIPAMAVLELYIGVGAEMSDDEEREVREILRPHPFVPMSDEISRIAGRRIGEGDTSKLKKNKGDAAIGATGEVEGEAVLTRNVDDFEAFGFDVETY; encoded by the coding sequence ATGATCGCCGACACGGATTTCCTCATCGACCTGATGAAGCGGGATACCGGTGCTCGCCAGAAACTCCGCGAACTCGAAGCCGAGGGGATACCGGTCAAGATACCGGCGATGGCGGTGCTCGAACTCTACATCGGGGTTGGAGCGGAGATGAGCGACGACGAGGAACGGGAGGTGCGCGAGATCCTGCGCCCGCATCCGTTCGTCCCGATGAGCGACGAAATCTCCCGAATCGCCGGGCGGCGAATCGGAGAGGGAGACACCTCGAAACTGAAAAAGAACAAGGGCGACGCGGCTATCGGAGCGACGGGGGAAGTGGAAGGAGAGGCCGTCCTCACGCGGAACGTCGACGACTTCGAAGCGTTCGGGTTCGACGTCGAGACGTATTAG